In the genome of Gemmatimonas sp., one region contains:
- a CDS encoding DEAD/DEAH box helicase has translation MTDRLRTVRHRFATALLPPLPPEALGDVRLLPHQRHAAARLLAMLERHRGALLADAVGLGKTFTALAVARQYAHTTIIAPATLVTMWQAALLRSRQAAITVHSLHQASVKPLPAFADRATASSAHHRRVLVIIDEAHALRNEQTTRYRHVAQAVTGCDVLLLSATPLHNRTRDLEALFALFRGHHATPLPRHLLATLIVRRDRLHETPGHGSTTGGGAGGESPTSGPRAAPPPQRIHPPHTIAQHPGTLDRLLELPAPLPARHGAASGALIRLGLLRAWCSSDAALTHAITRRLQRAAALRSALDAGRHPTAQELASWLVGDEATDMQLGFPELLVEHALDPPHAPQPMIEVLERHTTALRALRDHHRATARADRLRAAYVRHVCQGHSEVPVVAFSQHTRTVEALFRALADIAGVGLLTSRQARIASGPVTRTALLEAFAPRAHGRPPPPTHQRVTLLLATDLIAEGVNLQDAGVVLHLDLPWTHALRTQRSGRVLRLGSPHAVVHEYRLRCARHIRQHLRIEERVAHKAALAARLVGSTARRSAPDRNTRWLELLATWMPPSTNGDHDLPHARPVRWARWRAAPRSLHGALVLLHTTHGPLALAVVLHPQRAWVSARPDALLAVAEGHWPPRCRRPPSPPPVGARSHQVTYAEPDVPWPAVRRRIARAVQRWLAHERQRRLSGLATDATDQRPANHRLAGVEKHSTEQQLTLHWLRSLLQSWSAVERQRWAAEIAAARRCIAAATGAGCEPALRRWRAGAAAHGEAAHGEAVRAWRTFPELVRTSEHGRSPGRALEGGGAHVDACVVVLPRPVAEGDAPRRQPLSAGAPHRSARSRATGADERGLSG, from the coding sequence ATGACTGACCGCCTGCGCACCGTCCGCCACCGCTTCGCCACCGCCCTGCTGCCGCCGCTCCCCCCCGAAGCGCTCGGCGACGTGCGCCTGCTGCCCCACCAGCGCCACGCCGCCGCACGGCTGCTCGCCATGCTCGAGCGCCACCGCGGTGCCCTGCTCGCCGATGCCGTCGGGCTCGGCAAGACCTTCACGGCACTTGCGGTGGCACGGCAGTACGCACACACCACCATCATCGCCCCCGCCACGCTCGTAACCATGTGGCAGGCCGCACTGCTACGCAGCCGGCAAGCCGCCATCACCGTGCATTCGCTGCACCAGGCCTCGGTGAAACCACTCCCCGCCTTCGCCGATCGGGCCACGGCATCGTCGGCACACCACCGGCGCGTGCTCGTCATCATCGACGAAGCCCACGCACTACGCAATGAGCAGACCACCCGCTACCGACATGTCGCACAGGCTGTCACGGGCTGCGATGTGCTGCTCCTCAGCGCCACACCACTCCACAATCGGACGCGCGACCTCGAAGCACTCTTTGCGCTCTTCCGCGGTCATCACGCCACCCCGCTTCCCCGTCACCTGCTCGCCACCCTCATCGTGCGACGTGATCGCCTTCACGAGACGCCCGGGCACGGTAGCACGACGGGTGGCGGGGCAGGCGGGGAGAGCCCGACGAGTGGACCGCGCGCCGCACCGCCGCCACAACGCATCCACCCCCCACACACGATCGCCCAACACCCCGGCACCCTCGATCGCCTGCTGGAACTCCCCGCCCCACTTCCCGCACGCCACGGCGCCGCCAGTGGCGCCCTCATCAGGCTGGGGCTGCTCCGCGCCTGGTGCTCCAGCGACGCCGCACTCACCCATGCCATCACCCGGCGACTGCAGCGCGCCGCAGCGCTCCGCTCAGCCCTCGATGCGGGACGACATCCCACCGCCCAGGAGCTCGCCAGCTGGCTCGTAGGCGATGAGGCCACCGACATGCAGCTCGGCTTTCCCGAACTGCTCGTCGAACACGCACTCGACCCCCCGCACGCACCCCAGCCGATGATCGAGGTGCTCGAGCGCCACACCACCGCGCTGCGCGCCCTGCGCGATCATCACCGCGCAACCGCCCGCGCCGACCGGCTGCGGGCCGCGTACGTCCGGCACGTATGCCAAGGCCACAGCGAGGTGCCCGTCGTAGCCTTCTCCCAACACACCCGCACCGTGGAGGCGCTGTTTCGCGCCCTCGCCGACATTGCCGGCGTGGGACTGCTCACCAGCCGGCAGGCGCGCATCGCCAGCGGGCCGGTCACGCGCACCGCGCTGCTGGAAGCCTTCGCCCCGCGCGCCCACGGCCGCCCGCCGCCCCCCACCCACCAGCGTGTCACCCTGCTGCTCGCCACGGATCTCATCGCCGAAGGTGTGAACCTGCAGGATGCCGGAGTCGTGCTACACCTCGATCTGCCGTGGACCCATGCGCTGCGCACCCAGCGCAGCGGACGCGTGCTGCGGCTGGGGTCCCCGCATGCCGTTGTCCACGAGTATCGCCTGCGTTGCGCACGGCACATCCGACAGCACCTGCGCATCGAGGAGCGCGTGGCACACAAGGCCGCACTCGCCGCACGGCTCGTTGGCAGCACCGCCCGCCGCTCGGCACCCGACCGCAACACCCGCTGGCTCGAACTCCTCGCCACATGGATGCCACCGTCCACCAACGGAGACCACGACCTGCCACACGCACGCCCGGTGAGATGGGCGAGGTGGCGCGCCGCCCCGCGCTCACTGCACGGCGCACTCGTGCTGCTGCACACGACCCACGGGCCGCTGGCGCTCGCCGTCGTGTTGCACCCGCAGCGCGCCTGGGTGTCGGCACGCCCCGATGCCCTGCTCGCCGTCGCAGAAGGGCACTGGCCACCACGATGCCGGCGACCACCGTCTCCACCGCCGGTCGGCGCGCGCTCGCATCAGGTGACGTACGCCGAACCGGACGTGCCGTGGCCCGCGGTACGCCGACGCATCGCCCGCGCCGTGCAACGCTGGCTAGCCCACGAACGACAGCGTCGGCTCAGCGGCCTGGCAACGGACGCCACCGATCAGCGGCCAGCCAATCATCGGCTGGCGGGCGTCGAGAAGCACAGTACCGAGCAACAGCTGACCCTGCACTGGCTGCGTTCCCTGCTGCAGAGCTGGAGCGCCGTCGAGCGCCAGCGTTGGGCGGCAGAGATCGCCGCGGCGCGAAGGTGTATTGCCGCAGCCACCGGCGCTGGATGCGAACCGGCCTTGCGACGCTGGCGCGCCGGCGCAGCCGCTCACGGTGAAGCCGCTCACGGTGAAGCCGTGCGCGCGTGGCGCACCTTTCCGGAACTCGTGCGCACCTCCGAGCACGGCCGCAGCCCGGGGCGGGCTCTTGAGGGCGGAGGTGCGCACGTCGACGCGTGCGTGGTGGTGCTGCCGCGGCCGGTCGCCGAGGGGGATGCGCCGAGGCGCCAGCCCCTGAGCGCCGGTGCTCCCCACCGGAGTGCTCGCTCCCGGGCCACCGGCGCTGATGAGCGGGGCCTCAGCGGTTAG
- a CDS encoding HAD-IA family hydrolase → MAQPALLFDLDGTLIDSIGLLLECMQYAFAERDRVPTTAEWVAGIGTPLRTQLHAWCTDAADVEAMVGRYRDYQDLHLERLTTPFPEVLDTIQWARAAGYPTAIVTSKGKGMTKRSLDHVGLGDAFDAVVTFEETTRHKPLPDPVWLALERLGANANAALFVGDSPHDMHAGRAAGVTTAAALWGPFSREELADAKPNHWLSRFGQLREIVEGR, encoded by the coding sequence ATGGCCCAACCTGCCCTGCTCTTCGATCTCGACGGTACCCTCATCGATTCCATTGGCCTGCTGCTGGAGTGCATGCAGTACGCCTTTGCGGAGCGGGACCGGGTCCCCACCACCGCGGAATGGGTGGCGGGAATCGGCACCCCGCTGCGCACCCAGTTGCACGCGTGGTGCACCGATGCCGCCGACGTGGAGGCCATGGTGGGGCGCTATCGCGACTACCAGGACCTCCACCTCGAGCGGCTGACCACACCGTTTCCCGAGGTGCTCGACACCATCCAGTGGGCGCGTGCCGCCGGGTACCCCACGGCCATCGTGACCAGCAAGGGGAAAGGGATGACGAAGCGCTCCCTCGACCATGTGGGACTGGGCGACGCGTTCGATGCGGTCGTGACCTTCGAAGAGACCACTCGGCACAAGCCCCTCCCCGACCCGGTGTGGTTGGCGCTCGAGCGGTTGGGCGCCAACGCCAACGCCGCCCTCTTCGTGGGCGATTCCCCACACGACATGCACGCCGGTCGTGCCGCGGGGGTGACCACCGCGGCCGCCCTCTGGGGGCCCTTCAGCCGCGAGGAGCTGGCCGACGCCAAGCCAAACCACTGGCTCAGCCGCTTCGGGCAGCTGCGGGAGATCGTGGAGGGACGCTGA
- a CDS encoding RNA polymerase sigma factor, translating into MNDRTLHISAPSPASNTPDGDDVAAAAGGDRRAFERVYRAHADRVYSLCVRMLGDRVLAEEVTQDVFVRVWEKLPGFRGDAAFATWLHRVTVNVVLTRRKTLGIRDHRTADDEALDQAPSRGESVGDRLDLEGAIAGLPKGARTVFVLHDVEGFTHEEIGAQLGISPGGSKAQLHRARMLLRAALTR; encoded by the coding sequence GTGAACGACCGCACTCTCCACATCTCCGCACCGAGCCCGGCGTCGAACACGCCGGACGGTGACGATGTGGCAGCCGCGGCCGGCGGCGACCGCCGGGCGTTTGAGCGGGTGTATCGGGCACATGCCGACCGGGTATACAGCCTGTGCGTGCGCATGCTCGGCGACCGGGTACTCGCGGAAGAGGTTACCCAGGACGTGTTCGTGCGCGTGTGGGAGAAGCTTCCGGGCTTCCGCGGCGACGCGGCGTTTGCCACCTGGCTGCATCGCGTCACGGTGAACGTCGTGCTCACCCGCCGGAAGACGCTTGGCATTCGGGACCACCGCACCGCCGATGACGAGGCCCTCGACCAGGCACCGTCACGCGGCGAGTCGGTGGGCGACCGCCTCGACCTCGAGGGGGCCATTGCCGGGTTGCCGAAGGGGGCACGCACGGTGTTCGTGCTGCACGACGTGGAAGGCTTCACCCACGAGGAGATCGGCGCGCAGCTCGGCATCTCGCCGGGCGGCAGCAAGGCCCAGTTGCACCGCGCGCGCATGCTGCTGCGTGCCGCACTGACTCGTTAG
- a CDS encoding DUF4097 family beta strand repeat-containing protein, protein MSDVSLPRDRAPRAGVSATLLAALVALTPVAMLVPSTMVHAQARDTSVRLADGAVVDITVRSGRLVVRGVDGSTGRVRAARGDYQLRSTGVTLVVMPTEGERNASKWQDQQAIELDVPRGVRLVVSALSADVEVRGITGGIDVRSTSGNLRLDDVGGRIFAETLSGDVIIAGTRTGALTLARVTTVSGDMQLRDVRGDIEVRTTSGNLNVDASRITRFTAETMSGDVRVSADFNSAARVQVGTHSGDVILRLPDEARGQLDHSTVTGELSAVMPLTLMPGSAGANRRGGNVRRFEFGPASGSGGVALQLDISTFSGDVRLVRTPRS, encoded by the coding sequence GTGAGTGACGTGTCCCTGCCCCGCGACCGCGCGCCCCGCGCCGGCGTCTCCGCCACGCTGCTGGCGGCGCTCGTCGCGCTCACCCCGGTCGCCATGCTGGTGCCGTCGACGATGGTGCACGCACAGGCACGCGATACGTCGGTGCGTCTGGCTGACGGCGCGGTGGTGGACATCACCGTGCGCAGCGGACGGCTGGTCGTGCGTGGGGTGGACGGCAGTACGGGCCGTGTGCGCGCCGCGCGCGGCGACTATCAGCTGCGCAGCACCGGCGTCACGCTCGTGGTCATGCCGACCGAGGGGGAACGGAACGCGTCCAAGTGGCAGGACCAGCAGGCGATCGAACTCGATGTGCCACGTGGGGTACGCCTGGTGGTGAGCGCACTCTCGGCCGACGTGGAGGTGCGTGGGATCACCGGAGGAATCGATGTGCGCAGCACGAGCGGCAATCTGCGACTCGACGATGTGGGGGGCCGCATCTTTGCGGAGACCCTCTCGGGCGACGTGATCATTGCCGGCACGCGCACCGGCGCCCTGACGCTCGCGCGTGTCACCACGGTGAGCGGGGACATGCAGCTGCGCGACGTGCGCGGCGACATCGAGGTGCGCACCACCAGCGGTAACCTGAACGTGGACGCCAGCCGGATTACCCGGTTCACCGCGGAAACCATGAGCGGTGACGTGCGGGTGTCCGCTGACTTCAACTCTGCCGCCCGCGTGCAGGTGGGTACCCACAGCGGCGATGTGATCCTGCGCCTGCCGGACGAGGCGCGCGGTCAGCTCGACCACAGCACCGTAACCGGTGAACTCTCCGCCGTCATGCCGCTCACCCTCATGCCGGGGAGCGCGGGCGCCAACCGGCGCGGTGGCAATGTGCGGCGCTTCGAGTTCGGTCCCGCGTCCGGCAGCGGCGGGGTAGCGCTGCAGCTCGACATCTCGACCTTCAGCGGCGACGTGCGTCTCGTGCGCACGCCCCGCTCCTGA
- a CDS encoding DUF4097 family beta strand repeat-containing protein, translating to MHASLVSRSLARSGVLVLLSASALAAQDSRRENAFTWMGTVPSRGVLFIKNINGGVEVERSTSGRVEVTGEKRWRRGDPEMVRIEQKKSGDNVVICALYNEGATCDESGIRSEKRMRWNDRNDVSVRFVVKVPEGTRVDLATVNGGIEVRDVSTEVRAATVNGSITARSAGGPVYAKTVNGSINVSMGAMGRADDLEYETVNGAITLEFPANFGADLELSTVNGRVSTDFPITVSGTLSPRRLRGTVGDGRTRVRASTVNGSVTLRKGS from the coding sequence ATGCACGCCTCCCTCGTCTCCCGTTCCCTCGCCCGCAGCGGTGTGCTCGTGCTGCTCTCGGCTTCGGCGCTCGCCGCGCAGGATTCGCGGCGCGAGAACGCCTTCACGTGGATGGGCACCGTGCCGTCACGCGGGGTGCTGTTCATCAAGAACATCAACGGCGGCGTGGAGGTCGAGCGCAGCACGAGCGGTCGCGTGGAAGTGACCGGCGAGAAGCGCTGGCGCCGTGGCGACCCGGAGATGGTGCGCATCGAGCAGAAGAAGTCGGGCGACAACGTCGTCATCTGTGCGCTCTACAACGAAGGCGCCACCTGCGACGAGAGCGGCATCCGGTCGGAGAAGCGCATGCGCTGGAACGATCGCAACGACGTGTCGGTGCGCTTCGTGGTGAAGGTGCCCGAGGGCACGCGCGTGGATCTCGCCACCGTGAACGGCGGCATCGAGGTGCGCGACGTGAGCACCGAGGTGCGCGCGGCCACCGTGAACGGCAGCATCACCGCGCGCAGTGCCGGCGGACCGGTCTACGCGAAGACGGTGAACGGCAGCATCAACGTGTCCATGGGCGCGATGGGGCGCGCCGACGACCTGGAGTACGAGACGGTGAACGGGGCGATCACACTGGAATTCCCGGCCAACTTCGGCGCCGATCTCGAGCTGAGCACGGTGAACGGGCGCGTGTCCACCGACTTCCCCATCACCGTCTCGGGCACCCTGTCGCCCCGTCGTCTGCGCGGCACGGTCGGCGACGGACGCACCCGCGTGCGCGCGAGCACCGTCAACGGATCGGTCACGCTGCGCAAGGGTAGCTGA
- a CDS encoding 4a-hydroxytetrahydrobiopterin dehydratase, translating to MSSLPVLSDIEIQRSLGALPGWARKGETITKSYHFATFPAGIAFIAKVADVAEAQQHHPDVDIRYTKVTFALSTHDSGGITAKDFTLAEAIERLAAE from the coding sequence ATGAGCTCCCTCCCCGTGCTTTCCGACATCGAGATCCAGCGCAGCCTGGGTGCCCTGCCCGGGTGGGCCCGCAAGGGTGAGACGATCACGAAGAGCTACCACTTCGCGACCTTCCCAGCGGGCATCGCCTTCATCGCGAAGGTGGCCGACGTGGCTGAAGCGCAGCAGCATCACCCCGACGTGGACATTCGCTACACCAAGGTGACCTTCGCGCTGTCCACGCACGACAGCGGCGGCATCACCGCCAAGGACTTCACGCTCGCCGAGGCGATCGAGCGGCTCGCCGCCGAGTAG
- a CDS encoding cation-translocating P-type ATPase, with translation MTTAAVAEQLRVDPARGLTPNEVTRRQREHGDNTLRAATRRGPLRMLLAQFADVMVLVLIAAAIIAALVGDPEDTLAIVAIVILNAVLGFVQEYRAERALAALGAMAAPTARVRRAGEERTVPSHDLVPGDLVLLEAGNVVPADVRLTDSARLSVEEAALTGESVPVEKDTAPTSATDAPLGDRHGMLYKGTSIAAGRGTGIVVATGMRTELGRIAAMLQDDTDVRSPLQLRLAAFGRRLAVLVIGLCTIIFVTGLLRGEPLGLMFMTALSLAVAAIPEALPAVITVSLALGARRMVRQQALIRRLPAVETLGSVTYICTDKTGTLTENRMRVDVVQAPCGSALEASHVRTPLPHVALTIAGVATLCTDVQGAADDAAADDVLVGDPTETALVRWATAHDAHKPSLEQRWPRIAEVPFTSERARMTTVHAAPGHEQRLACTKGAPERVVPHCDRMLRDGALVPIDRAAVLQQAEQMAAAGLRVLAVATNSDHGEPGDPPDALEEHQLLLALVGLIDPPRQEAADAVRTCHTAGIHVVMITGDHPATARAIALRLGIMTDPTAPVLTGRALADLNDEALREQVEHTRVYARVAPEDKLRIVRALQARGEFAAMTGDGVNDAPALKHADIGIAMGLGGTDVAREASHMVLLDDNFATIVQAVREGRRIYDNIRRFVRFVLSTNAGEIWTLFLAPFLGLPLPLLPIHILWMNLVTDGLPGLALAAERAERDVMQRPPRPPQEGIFAHGLWQHAVWVGLLMAALSLGTLAWARHTGNAHWQTMTFTVLTLSQLTHIMAIRSERQSVFRQGVTSNPLLLLAVVATLLLQLATIYVPAMNRVFHTVPLTLGELAACLAIASVVFVAVEFEKFLVRRRGLYADPAAATPAP, from the coding sequence ATGACGACCGCCGCCGTCGCCGAGCAGCTGCGCGTCGACCCTGCCCGCGGGCTCACCCCCAACGAGGTGACGCGCCGCCAACGGGAGCACGGCGACAACACCCTGCGCGCCGCCACCCGACGCGGGCCGTTACGCATGCTGCTCGCGCAGTTCGCCGACGTCATGGTGCTGGTGCTCATCGCCGCCGCCATCATCGCCGCCCTCGTCGGCGACCCCGAAGACACGCTGGCCATCGTCGCCATCGTCATCCTCAACGCCGTCCTGGGCTTCGTGCAGGAATACCGTGCCGAGCGCGCACTCGCGGCCCTCGGCGCCATGGCTGCGCCAACCGCACGAGTGCGGCGCGCAGGCGAGGAGCGCACCGTCCCTTCCCACGACCTCGTCCCGGGTGACCTCGTGCTGCTCGAGGCGGGCAATGTGGTGCCCGCCGACGTACGCCTCACCGACAGCGCGCGCCTCAGCGTGGAGGAAGCGGCACTCACCGGCGAGTCGGTGCCGGTGGAAAAGGACACGGCGCCCACAAGCGCCACCGACGCCCCGCTCGGCGACCGCCACGGCATGCTGTACAAGGGCACGAGCATCGCGGCGGGCCGCGGCACGGGCATCGTCGTCGCCACCGGCATGCGCACCGAACTTGGCCGCATCGCCGCCATGCTGCAGGACGACACCGATGTACGCTCACCGCTGCAGCTCCGCCTCGCCGCGTTCGGCCGCCGACTCGCGGTGCTGGTGATTGGCCTCTGTACCATCATCTTCGTCACAGGGCTGCTGCGCGGCGAACCGCTGGGGCTCATGTTCATGACCGCGCTCAGCCTCGCCGTGGCGGCCATCCCCGAAGCGCTTCCCGCCGTCATCACGGTGTCGCTCGCTCTGGGGGCCCGCCGCATGGTGCGCCAGCAGGCCCTCATTCGCCGCCTCCCCGCGGTGGAGACGCTCGGGTCGGTCACGTACATCTGCACGGACAAGACCGGCACCCTCACCGAAAACCGCATGCGCGTGGATGTGGTGCAGGCGCCGTGCGGATCAGCGCTCGAGGCATCCCACGTGCGTACCCCGCTCCCGCACGTAGCGCTCACCATCGCGGGTGTTGCCACCCTGTGCACCGACGTGCAGGGCGCGGCAGACGATGCAGCGGCAGACGATGTACTGGTGGGTGATCCCACGGAAACCGCGCTCGTGCGCTGGGCGACGGCGCACGACGCGCACAAGCCGTCGCTCGAGCAGCGCTGGCCGCGTATCGCCGAGGTGCCGTTCACCTCCGAGCGCGCGCGCATGACAACGGTACACGCCGCGCCTGGACACGAGCAGCGACTGGCCTGCACGAAGGGTGCCCCCGAGCGGGTGGTACCCCACTGCGACCGCATGCTGCGCGACGGCGCGCTCGTGCCCATCGATCGCGCGGCCGTACTGCAGCAGGCCGAGCAGATGGCGGCCGCGGGACTGCGAGTGCTGGCCGTGGCCACCAACAGCGATCATGGGGAACCGGGCGATCCGCCGGACGCGCTCGAGGAGCACCAACTGCTCCTCGCGCTCGTGGGCCTGATCGACCCGCCACGCCAGGAGGCGGCCGACGCCGTGCGCACCTGCCATACGGCAGGGATTCATGTGGTGATGATCACCGGTGATCACCCGGCCACCGCACGCGCCATTGCGCTCCGCCTTGGCATCATGACCGATCCCACGGCGCCGGTACTTACGGGACGCGCCCTGGCCGACCTCAACGACGAGGCGCTGCGCGAACAGGTCGAGCACACGCGCGTGTACGCGCGCGTCGCGCCGGAGGACAAGCTGCGTATCGTGCGCGCGCTGCAGGCGCGCGGCGAGTTTGCCGCCATGACGGGCGACGGCGTGAATGACGCCCCGGCGCTCAAGCATGCCGACATCGGCATTGCCATGGGTCTCGGCGGCACCGATGTCGCGCGCGAGGCCTCGCACATGGTGCTGCTCGACGACAACTTCGCCACCATCGTGCAGGCGGTGCGCGAAGGGCGTCGCATCTACGACAACATCCGTCGTTTCGTGCGCTTCGTTCTCTCCACCAATGCCGGCGAAATCTGGACGCTCTTCCTCGCCCCGTTTCTCGGACTGCCACTGCCGTTGCTCCCCATTCACATCCTGTGGATGAACCTCGTCACCGACGGATTGCCGGGACTGGCGCTCGCGGCCGAGCGCGCCGAGCGCGACGTGATGCAGCGCCCACCGCGCCCGCCTCAGGAGGGCATCTTCGCCCACGGCCTGTGGCAGCATGCCGTGTGGGTGGGATTGCTCATGGCGGCGCTGTCGCTCGGCACTCTCGCCTGGGCCAGACATACGGGCAACGCGCACTGGCAGACGATGACGTTCACCGTCCTCACCCTCTCGCAGCTCACGCACATCATGGCCATCCGGTCGGAGCGCCAATCGGTGTTTCGCCAGGGAGTGACGAGCAATCCGTTGCTGCTGTTGGCGGTGGTGGCTACGCTGCTGCTGCAGCTCGCCACCATTTACGTGCCGGCCATGAACCGCGTGTTTCACACCGTCCCGCTCACCCTCGGTGAGCTGGCCGCCTGCCTGGCCATTGCGTCAGTGGTATTCGTGGCCGTGGAGTTCGAGAAGTTCCTGGTCCGTCGCCGAGGATTGTATGCCGACCCGGCGGCCGCAACGCCAGCACCATGA
- a CDS encoding ectonucleotide pyrophosphatase/phosphodiesterase produces the protein MSARVLACGVLVWTVVLLVGCATWGAQRGSRAAPAEQHTPHATVLLSLDGFRADYLARPSAVRLRALAARGVRAERLVPAFPSKTFPNHYTLVSGLHPEHHGIVANTMRDARIGTTFTIGDTNVARDPRWWGGEPIWNTAERQGMRTAGFFWPGSDYAINGRFPTYYRPYDGRVPNTQRVQQVLEWLALPPERAPRFIAMYVSTTDDVGHSYGPSAPQVDSAIAHVDSLVGALVDGLATRGLSGQVNLVIVSDHGMTEIDSTRVVRLDEYVSLDDMEVVDWMPVAAITPAPGRLADVYRALQRVPHVQVFLKDSVPARYRYRAHPRITPIVLLADEGWTISSTERLQRLGMPRGGTHGYDNFLPSMGALFVAAGPDIQLGRVIGPVANVHVYPLLARLLGITPAPNDGSPDSLAILRR, from the coding sequence ATGTCGGCTCGCGTCCTTGCCTGTGGCGTCCTGGTGTGGACGGTTGTCCTGCTGGTCGGTTGCGCGACGTGGGGAGCGCAGCGCGGCTCCCGCGCCGCCCCCGCGGAGCAGCACACGCCACATGCCACCGTGCTGCTGTCCCTCGACGGTTTTCGCGCGGACTACCTCGCGCGGCCGAGTGCGGTGCGCCTGCGTGCGCTGGCCGCGCGCGGCGTGCGCGCGGAGCGTCTCGTGCCGGCGTTTCCCAGCAAGACGTTCCCCAACCACTACACGCTGGTCTCGGGGCTGCATCCGGAGCATCATGGCATCGTGGCCAACACCATGCGGGATGCACGCATCGGCACCACGTTCACCATCGGCGATACGAATGTGGCGCGCGATCCACGGTGGTGGGGCGGTGAACCCATCTGGAACACCGCCGAGCGACAGGGCATGCGAACGGCGGGGTTCTTCTGGCCGGGGAGCGACTACGCCATCAATGGTCGGTTTCCCACCTACTATCGGCCGTACGACGGGCGCGTTCCCAACACGCAGCGGGTGCAGCAGGTACTGGAGTGGCTCGCGCTGCCGCCGGAACGGGCGCCGCGCTTCATTGCGATGTACGTCAGCACCACCGACGACGTGGGACACAGCTACGGGCCGTCCGCTCCGCAGGTGGACAGCGCCATCGCCCACGTGGATTCGCTCGTGGGGGCGCTCGTGGATGGCCTCGCCACCCGCGGGCTGTCCGGGCAGGTGAACCTGGTGATCGTCTCCGATCACGGCATGACCGAGATCGACAGCACGCGTGTCGTTCGCCTCGACGAGTACGTATCGCTCGACGACATGGAGGTGGTGGACTGGATGCCGGTAGCGGCCATCACGCCGGCACCGGGCAGGCTGGCCGACGTGTATCGCGCGCTGCAGCGTGTCCCGCACGTGCAGGTGTTTCTCAAGGACAGCGTACCTGCACGCTATCGCTATCGCGCTCACCCGCGCATCACGCCCATCGTGCTGCTCGCCGACGAAGGCTGGACCATCAGCAGCACCGAGCGCCTGCAGCGGCTCGGCATGCCGCGTGGCGGCACGCACGGCTACGACAACTTCCTGCCCAGCATGGGCGCGCTGTTCGTGGCGGCGGGGCCCGACATTCAGCTGGGGCGTGTGATCGGCCCCGTGGCCAACGTCCACGTGTACCCGCTGCTGGCCCGTCTGCTGGGGATCACGCCGGCGCCCAACGACGGCTCGCCCGACTCACTCGCCATCCTGCGCCGCTGA
- a CDS encoding PAS domain-containing protein encodes MPNRDTQQIDEVLEAADHMTTEELDRLPYGMIQLDASGRILNYNALESSLASLSKGDAIGKQFFTEIAPCTRVQEFYGRFKEGVIREALDTSFHFHFAFKQNPRDVTVRLLYSKRSRTVWVLISDHDGKPLRAQATDDE; translated from the coding sequence ATGCCCAACCGCGACACGCAGCAGATCGACGAGGTCCTCGAGGCCGCCGATCACATGACCACCGAGGAGCTGGACCGCCTGCCGTACGGCATGATCCAACTTGACGCGAGCGGTCGCATTCTCAACTACAACGCGCTCGAGTCCTCACTGGCGTCTCTCAGCAAGGGCGACGCCATCGGCAAGCAGTTCTTCACCGAGATTGCGCCGTGCACGCGCGTGCAGGAGTTCTACGGGCGCTTCAAGGAAGGCGTGATCCGCGAAGCGCTCGACACGAGCTTCCACTTCCACTTTGCCTTCAAGCAGAACCCGCGCGATGTGACCGTGCGGCTGCTGTACTCCAAGCGCTCGCGCACGGTATGGGTGCTCATCTCCGATCACGACGGCAAGCCGTTGCGCGCGCAGGCCACCGACGACGAGTGA